The following are encoded in a window of Panicum virgatum strain AP13 chromosome 5N, P.virgatum_v5, whole genome shotgun sequence genomic DNA:
- the LOC120673874 gene encoding SUN domain-containing protein 4-like isoform X1, with product MQRSRRALLRRTAAAQERSAGAEAAANGRRRRLYGFSASLVVASWVAVLLLHTLVGHGEGQRDGGGSAVALTAVEPTMNEGSVDTVVQGGHGEILAVPGDTCVSSDENILLSEETLMQADQLCSNDEVQSENTEALTKDSQVELSGDQGGSTTQTDVGSGVQPGAKEESEDLPRPSRLPRVVPPGLDEFKTRAIAERGPGVSSQPGNVIHRREPSGKLYNYAAASKGAKVLDFNKEAKGASNILDKDKDKYLRNPCSAEGKFVIIELSEETLVDTIAIANFEHYSSNPKEFELQSSLTYPTENWETLGRFTVANAKHAQNFTFPEPKWARYLKLNLLSHYGSEFYCTLSMLEVYGMDAVEKMLENLIPLENKKTEPEDKTKEQVEQIPLKEPTGGKDSAQEPLDEDEFELEDDKPNGDSPKNGANDQISETRTLHAGRIPGDTVLKVLMQKVQSLDVSFSVLERYLEELNSRYGQIFKDIDADIDSKDALLEKVKQEMKNLESSKDSIANDIEGILSWKQVASSQLNQLVLDNALLRSEFEIFRQKQIDMENRSLVVIFLSFVFACLALAKLSIGLMSKFCRFYNLEKFHNVRSGWLMLLLSSCIIASILIIQ from the exons ATGCAGAGGTCGCGGAGAGCTCTTctgcggaggacggcggcggcgcaggagcggagcgcgggggcggaggccgccgctaacgggaggaggaggcggttgTATGgcttctccgcctcgctcgtcgTCGCCTCGTGGGTCgccgtgctcctcctccacacCCTCGTCGGGCACGGCGAAGGTCAGCGAG ATGGAGGAGGCTCTGCTGTCGCGCTTACTGCTGTCGAGCCTACCATGAATGAAGGTTCTGTTGATACTGTTGTACAGGGGGGACATGGGGAAATTTTGGCCGTGCCTGGTGATACTTGTGTTAGTTCTGACGAGAACATTCTGCTTTCAGAGGAGACACTGATGCAAGCAGATCAGTTGTGTTCCAATGATGAGGTGCAGAGTGAGAACACTGAAGCTCTAACCAAAGATAGTCAGGTTGAGCTTTCAGGAGATCAGGGTGGGAGTACTACTCAGACAGATGTTGGTTCTGGAGTTCAACCAGGGGCGAAGGAGGAGAGTGAAGATTTGCCGAGGCCATCAAGATTACCACGGGTTGTCCCTCCTGGACTTGATGAATTCAAGACCAGAGCAATAGCTGAAAGGGGACCTGGTGTTTCTAGTCAACCTGGAAATGTGATCCACCGGAGGGAGCCTAGTGGGAAGTTGTATAATTATGCCGCAGCATCTAAAGGAGCTAAGGTACTAGATTTCAATAAGGAGGCTAAGGGTGCCTCCAACATCCTAGACAAAGACAAAGACAAGTATCTTCGCAATCCTTGCTCGGCAGAGGGGAAATTTGTCATCATAGAGCTTTCTGAAGAAACGTTAGTAGATACAATTGCAATTGCAAATTTTGAGCACTATTCTTCTAATCCGAAAGAATTTGAGTTGCAAAGCAGTCTGACATATCCCACTGAGAACTGGGAAACACTTGGAAGATTCACTGTTGCAAATGCCAAACATGCTCAGAATTTCACTTTTCCTGAGCCAAAGTGGGCTAGATATTTAAAGCTGAACTTGCTAAGCCACTATGGTTCTGAGTTCTACTGTACTCTCAGTATGCTTGAAGTCTATGGAATGGATGCTGTAGAAAAGATGTTGGAGAACTTGATTCCACTTGAGAACAAGAAAACTGAACCTGAGGACAAAACCAAGGAGCAAGTTGAGCAAATACCTTTGAAGGAGCCTACTGGAGGAAAAGATTCTGCACAGGAACCCCTCGATGAAGATGAATTTGAACTGGAAGATGATAAACCAAACGGCGATTCACCGAAGAATGGTGCTAATGATCAAATTTCGGAGACAAGGACACTTCATGCTGGCAGGATTCCTGGAGATACAGTTCTTAAGGTGTTAATGCAGAAAGTTCAATCTCTTGATGTGAGCTTCTCTGTCTTGGAGAGGTATCTAGAGGAGTTGAACAGCAGATATGGGCAAATATTTAAGGATATTGATGCTGATATTGATAGCAAAGATGCTTTGTTAGAGAAGGTCAAACAGGAGATGAAAAATCTTGAGAGCAGTAAAGATAGCATT GCGAATGACATTGAAGGGATCCTCTCATGGAAGCAAGTCGCTTCCTCGCAACTAAACCAGCTGGTCCTGGATAATGCCTTACTCAG ATCGGAATTTGAAATATTTCGGCAAAAGCAGATTGACATGGAGAACAGGAGTCTTGTTGTTATATTCCTCAGTTTTGTTTTCGCTTGCTTAGCTCTTGCTAAGCTGTCTATAGGTCTGATGTCCAAATTTTGTAGATTCTATAACTTAGAAAAGTTCCATAATGTAAGATCCGGGTGGCTCATGTTGCTGCTGAGCAGTTGCATCATAGCCTCCATTTTGATAATACAGTAA
- the LOC120676677 gene encoding cell division control protein 6 homolog, with translation MPTLRSATAGASPAAASTPRSVKRRLTSPDAPRHTSPHRSPHAGAGTVCTPKLLSTSPKSSRKRLYGDLVAAEKPKWHPRDPAQMRAVKEALHVATVPSCELVCRDNEQRRVFEFCKACVQQAKAGSLYVCGCPGTGKTLSINKVKESLVCWADELGMETPDSLAINCTNLANTSEIFSKILGQFQNRKKVTSKLSPLQQLQSMFSNKESAPRRMMLVIVDEMDYLITRDRAVLHDLFMLMTCPYSRCILIGIANAIDLADRFLPKLESLNCKPLVVTFRAYCKDQICDIIKHRLKVLEYDVFEPLALEFCARKVAAATGDMRKALGVCRSAVEVLEARLQDSSDQELGIVTFDHMDIALSKAFKSAVVDSILPLPQQQQMVLCALANTFQHCKRKAITLGELNKSYIEICRSTQVPAVGMLEFSNMCMILSDQGFMKLGQSKEDKLRRVTLQIDISDIGFAFKGNRFFQKCLEQPRC, from the exons ATGCCGACCCTCCGCAGCGCCACGGCGGGCGCGTCCCCCGCGGCGGCCAGCACGCCGCGCAGCGTCAAGCGCCGGCTGACGTCGCCGGACGCGCCGCGGCACACCTCCCCTCACCGATCcccgcacgccggcgccggAACG GTCTGCACGCCGAAGCTGCTGTCGACGTCGCCCAAGTCCTCCAGGAAGCGGCTCTACGGCGACCTTGTCGCGGCCGAGAAGCCCAAGTGGCATCCCCGAG ATCCCGCGCAGATGAGGGCTGTCAAGGAGGCGCTGCACGTGGCAACGGTGCCGTCGTGTGAATTGGTTTGCCGGGACAATGAGCAGAGGCGCGTGTTTGAGTTCTGCAAGGCGTGCGTCCAGCAGGCGAAGGCTGGGAGCCTGTATGTCTGCGGGTGCCCCGGCACAGGGAAGACCTTATCCATTAACAAGGTTAAGGAGAGCTTGGTGTGTTGGGCAGATGAG CTGGGAATGGAGACACCTGACTCACTAGCAATCAATTGCACAAACCTAGCAAACACATCCGAGATTTTTAGCAAG ATACTAGGACAATTTCAGAACCGTAAGAAGGTAACCAGCAAATTGTCACCACTTCAGCAACTCCAGAGCATGTTTTCCAACAAGGAATCCGCTCCAAGAAGAATGAT GTTGGTCATTGTGGATGAGATGGACTACTTAATAACAAGAGATCGGGCTGTGCTACATGATCTTTTCATGCTTATGACTTGCCCATATTCAAGATGCATACTAATAG GAATTGCGAATGCCATAGACCTAGCAGATCGCTTTCTTCCAAAGCTTGAATCCTTAAATT GCAAACCTCTTGTTGTAACTTTCCGTGCTTATTGCAAGGATCAAATATGTGACATAATTAAGCATAGACTAAAG GTTCTAGAGTACGATGTTTTTGAACCACTGGCCCTGGAGTTTTGTGCTAGA AAAGTCGCAGCAGCCACTGGTGACATGAGAAAGGCTCTAGGTGTCTGCAG GAGTGCTGTGGAGGTTCTTGAAGCCAGGCTACAAGATTCTTCTGATCAAGAATTAGGAATA gTGACATTTGACCATATGGATATAGCCTTGTCAAAGGCATTCAAGTCAGCAGTAGTAGATAGCATATTGCCTCTTCCACAACAACAACag ATGGTACTGTGTGCATTGGCAAATACTTTCCAACATTGCAAGAGAAAGGCTATTACTCTAGGAGAG CTCAACAAATCATACATCGAAATCTGTAGATCAACCCAAGTCCCAGCAGTTGGAATGCTTGAATTTTCTAACATGTGCATGATTTTGAGTGATCAG GGATTCATGAAGTTAGGGCAATCCAAGGAAGATAAGCTTAGGAGAGTGACACTTCAGATTGACATTTCAGATATTGGTTTTGCGTTTAAG GGAAATCGTTTCTTTCAAAAATGCCTGGAGCAGCCAAGATGCTAG
- the LOC120672157 gene encoding uncharacterized protein LOC120672157: MVSGRSDMDVELGEDVLTEILARLPYRSLARFQCVSTSWRRIISSDYLRRRLPLITSGVLYSGGGGGDDGARRAYTYACAPDGGGVAEAGDMGFFPCHDASTIIDGCNGLLLYYASRPAAFHVVNPTTRRWAALPAPRARTLLSVLAFDPCASPHYKVVCFTGWLPRGATIEVFDSERCAWRGHGVDFGLDTDAMTATMHCFGGALHVLAYSGHVVRVDLDTMACAVTALPAPVSCRARAGHCRGRLRFASSDGARLRIWELEDAGAGEWALKHEIGVGDVVPGGSSQAITFLFMAFHPEREVVYLWSPWKLLAFDMVERRVEEEWAFGSEKEGAHLIQIWLFPFSRHLANALA; encoded by the coding sequence ATGGTCTCTGGAAGGTCAGATATGGATGTCGAGTTGGGCGAGGACGTGCTCACGGAGATCCTCGCGAGGCTGCCGTACAGGTCGCTGGCGCGGTTCCAGTGCGTCTCCACCTCGTGGCGCCGCATCATCTCCAGCGACTACCTCCGCCGCAGGCTGCCGCTCATCACGTCGGGGGTGCtctacagcggcggcggcggcggcgacgacggcgcgagGCGGGCGTACACGTACGCGTGCGcgccggacggcggcggcgtcgcggaggcCGGCGACATGGGCTTCTTCCCGTGCCACGACGCGTCGACCATCATCGACGGGTGCAACGGCCTGCTGCTCTACTACGCGTCGCGCCCGGCGGCGTTCCACGTCGTGAACCCGACCACGAGGCGGTGGGcggcgctgccggcgccgcgcgcgagGACGCTGCTCTCCGTGCTGGCGTTCGACCCCTGCGCCTCGCCGCACTACAAGGTGGTGTGCTTCACGGGCTGGCTGCCCCGGGGCGCGACCATTGAGGTGTTCGACTCCGAGCGCTGCGCGTGGCGGGGCCACGGGGTCGACTTCGGGCTCGACACCGACGCCATGACGGCCACCATGCACTGCTTCGGCGGCGCGCTCCACGTGCTGGCCTACTCGGGCCACGTCGTCCGCGTCGACCTGGACACCATGGCGTGCGCGGTCACCGCGCTCCCGGCGCCCGTCAGCTGCCGGGCGCGCGCCGGGCACTGCCGCGGCCGCCTGCGGTTCGCGTCCAGCGACGGCGCGCGCCTCAGGATCTGGGAGCTCGAGGACGCCGGCGCGGGGGAGTGGGCGCTGAAGCACGAGATCGGGGTCGGCGACGTCGTCCCCGGCGGCTCTAGCCAGGCCATCACCTTCCTGTTCATGGCGTTCCACCCGGAGAGGGAGGTGGTGTACCTGTGGTCGCCGTGGAAGCTGCTGGCGTTCGACATGGTCGAGAGGCGCGTCGAGGAGGAGTGGGCGTTCGGGTCGGAGAAAGAAGGCGCGCATCTCATACAGATTTGGTTGTTCCCGTTCTCGCGCCATTTGGCCAACGCCCTGGCCTGA
- the LOC120675813 gene encoding chloride channel protein CLC-c-like codes for MATASGSGMGGAESFPSTPLATPIATPVSTRSVKWEKDVEDAAAGTLDRPLLHKRCTNTTSQMAVVGANTCPIESLDYEVVENEVYNQDWRSRGKLQIFQYQALKWALALFVGLVVALVGFFSNIAVENIAGFKLLLTSDLMLKNRYMMAFVVYIGCNTTLAAAAAALCAYIAPAAAGSGIPEVKAYLNGIDAHSILAPSTLLVKIFGSVLGVSAGFVLGKEGPMVHTGACVASFLGQGGSRKYGLTWNWIRYFKNDLDRRDLITCGAAAGVAAAFRAPVGGVLFALEEVTSWWRSALLWRTFSTTAVVAMVLRGLISYCRGGHCGLFGKGGLIMFDLSSRQATYTATDLAVVMLLGILGGLLGALFNFFVDRILRVYSLLNEKGARSKIILTVTISVITSCCTFGLPWLTSCTPCPPELAAGKCPTIGRSGNFKNFQCPAGHYNALASLFFNTNDDAIRNLFSAGTDREFGAATLLTFFVTVYALGVLTYGVAVPSGLFIPVILAGASFGRLTGSLLGSISGLDTGLFALLGAASFLGGTMRMTVSVCVILLELTNDLHLLPLIMLVLLIAKTVADCFNKGVYEQMVRMKGLPYLEVHAEPCMRSLVAGDVVSGPLITLSSVERVGTVVETLRRTGHNGFPVIEEPPFSAAPELCGLVLRSHLLVLLQGRIFTRARAKTGAAEVFRTLAPFDFAKAGSGKGLKVEDLELSEEEMDMYVDLHPITNRSPYTVVENMSLAKAAVLFRGLALRHMCVVPMTQGRPPVVGILTRHDFMPQYIRGLYPNTIPR; via the exons ATGGCCACTGCAAGCGGAAGTGGCATGGGCGGAGCCGAGAGCTTCCCCTCAACGCCGTTGGCGACGCCCATTGCAACTCCGGTGTCGACGAGGTCGGTGAAGTGGGAGAAGGACGTCGAGGATGCGGCTGCTGGCACGCTGGATCGGCCGCTGCTTCACAAGCGCTGCACGAACACAACCTCGCAGATGGCCGTCGTCGGCGCCAACACCTGCCCCATCGAGAGCCTCGATTACGA AGTTGTGGAGAACGAAGTGTACAATCAAGACTGGCGATCAAGAGGAAAACTTCAGATCTTCCAATACCAGGCCCTTAAATGGGCCCTGGCACTCTTCGTCGGTTTAGTGGTCGCCCTAGTTGGATTCTTCAGCAACATCGCCGTCGAAAACATCGCTGGTTTCAAGCTGCTCCTGACGAGCGATCTCATGCTCAAGAACCG GTACATGATGGCGTTCGTAGTATACATCGGTTGCAACACAACGTTGGCCGCCGCAGCAGCTGCATTGTGCGCTTACATTGCCCCGGCAGCAGCTGGTTCCGGCATCCCTGAGGTTAAGGCCTATCTGAATGGCATCGATGCGCACTCGATCTTAGCGCCTAGTACCCTCTTGGTGAAG ATTTTTGGCTCGGTACTAGGGGTTTCTGCCGGGTTTGTGCTGGGTAAGGAAGGGCCAATGGTGCACACCGGTGCTTGTGTCGCCTCCTTCCTCGGGCAAGGTGGGTCACGGAAGTATGGCCTCACCTGGAACTGGATCAGGTATTTCAAGAATGATCTGGACCGCAGGGATCTCATCACCTGCGGAGCCGCAGCCGGCGTGGCAGCAGCCTTCCGTGCCCCTGTTGGCGGCGTGCTCTTCGCGCTTGAAGAAGTCACATCAtg GTGGCGGAGCGCGCTTCTGTGGAGGACGTTCTCCACGACGGCCGTCGTGGCGATGGTGTTGCGCGGCCTGATCAGCTACTGCCGCGGCGGGCACTGTGGCCTGTTTGGCAAAGGAGGGCTGATCATGTTCGATCTCAGTTCTCGGCAGGCCACGTACACCGCGACGGACCTCGCCGTGGTCATGCTGCTCGGCATCCTGGGCGGGCTGCTCGGTGCTCTTTTCAACTTCTTCGTCGACCGGATCCTTCGCGTCTACAGCCTCCTCAACGA GAAGGGCGCGCGCTCCAAGATCATCTTGACGGTGACCATCTCGGTGATCACCTCGTGCTGCACCTTCGGCTTGCCCTGGCTCACGTCGTGCACGCCCTgcccgcccgagctcgccgccgggaaGTGCCCGACCATCGGGCGCTCCGGCAACTTCAAGAACTTCCAGTGCCCGGCGGGGCACTACAACGCGCTGGCGTCCCTCTTCTTCAACACCAACGACGACGCCATCCGCAACCTCTTCAGCGCGGGGACCGACAGGGAGTTCGGCGCGGCCACGCTCCTGACCTTCTTCGTCACCGTCTACGCCCTGGGCGTCCTCACCTACGGCGTGGCGGTGCCGTCGGGGCTCTTCATCCCCgtcatcctcgccggcgccTCGTTCGGGCGCCTGACCGGGTCGCTGCTCGGCTCGATCAGCGGCCTCGACACGGGCCTCTTCGCGCTGCTGGGCGCGGCGTCCTTCCTCGGCGGGACGATGCGGATGACGGTGTCCGTGTGCGTCATCCTGCTGGAGCTGACCAACGACCTCCACCTGCTGCCGCTCATCATGCTCGTGCTGCTCATCGCCAAGACGGTGGCCGACTGCTTCAACAAGGGCGTGTACGAGCAGATGGTGCGCATGAAGGGGCTCCCCTACCTGGAGGTGCACGCGGAGCCGTGCATGCGGAGCCTGGTGGCCGGCGACGTGGTGTCGGGCCCGCTCATCACGCTGTCGAGCGTCGAGCGCGTCGGCACCGTCGTCGAGACCCTCCGGCGCACGGGCCACAACGGGTTCCCCGTGATCGAGGAGCCGCCGTTCTCGGCGGCGCCAGAGCTGTGCGGCCTGGTGCTGCGCTCCcacctgctggtgctgctgcagggGCGCATCTTCACCCGGGCCCGCGCCAAGACCGGCGCCGCCGAGGTGTTCCGCACGCTCGCGCCCTTCGACTTCGCCAAGGCCGGCTCCGGCAAGGGCCTCAAGGTGGAGGACCTGGAGCTGAGCGAGGAGGAGATGGACATGTACGTGGACCTCCACCCCATCACCAACCGCTCGCCCTACACCGTGGTGGAGAACATGTCGCTGGCCAAGGCCGCCGTGCTGTTCCgcggcctcgccctccgccACATGTGCGTCGTGCCCATGACGCAGGGG AGGCCGCCGGTGGTGGGGATCCTGACGAGGCACGACTTCATGCCGCAGTACATCCGCGGGCTGTACCCGAACACCATCCCCCGGTAG
- the LOC120672237 gene encoding glycosyltransferase BC10-like yields MKGALDDFKVMLTRNEPLTGLARAVALLVIFALGVVAGLWTAAGARQPPYGSVAVPTSVVQVPSAAAVYPQPAGACCRPDPDPAFPEFVAPTRLMHDMTDEELFWRATLVPAAAGYPFRRVPKVAFMFLAGHGVLPLAPLWERFFRGHEGRFSVYVHAQPGVAINVSEDSPFYGRQIPSQETSWGAVTLMDAEKRLLANALLDFSNERFVLLSESCIPVHNFTTVYGYLVGSEQSFVEVYYRNTKQCRNRYSRRMAPDITLRQWRKGSQWFELSRDIATSILTDTRYYPLFRRHCRPTCYPDEHYVQTYVALRHGARNSNRTVTHVDWSTSGPHPVMYGAGDATPELVRSIRESRQPCTRNARPTTTCYLFARKFAPDALAPLLNMSAAVMQY; encoded by the exons ATGAAGGGCGCCCTCGACGATTTCAAAGTGATGCTCACGAGGAACGAGCCTCTCACCGGCCTCGCCAGGGCGGTCGCGCTCCTCGTGATCTTCGCGCtcggcgtcgtcgccggcctCTGGACGGCCGCCGGGGCCCGCCAGCCGCCCTACGGCAGCGTCGCCGTCCCGACGAGCGTCGTGCAggtgccgagcgccgccgccgtgtacCCGCAGCCGGCCGGCGCCTGCTGCCGGCCCGACCCGGACCCCGCCTTCCCGGAGTTCGTGGCCCCGACGCGCCTCATGCACGACATGACGGACGAGGAGCTGTTCTGGCGCGCCACGctcgtgccggccgccgccgggtaCCCGTTCCGGCGGGTGCCCAAGGTGGCCTTCATGTTCCTCGCCGGGCACGGCGTCCTTCCGCTGGCGCCGCTCTGGGAGCGCTTCTTCCGCGGCCACGAGGGCCGCTTCTCCGTCTACGTGCACGCGCAGCCGGGCGTGGCCATCAACGTCTCCGAGGACTCGCCGTTCTACGGCAGGCAGATCCCCAGCCAG GAAACCTCGTGGGGCGCCGTGACGCTGATGGACGCCGAGAAGCGGCTGCTGGCGAACGCGCTGCTCGACTTCTCCAACGAGCGCTTCGTGCTCCTCTCCGAGAGCTGCATCCCGGTGCACAACTTCACGACGGTGTACGGCTACCTCGTCGGGTCGGAGCAGAGCTTCGTGGAGGTCTACTACCGGAACACCAAGCAGTGCCGGAACCGGTACAGCCGGCGCATGGCGCCCGACATCACGCTGCGGCAGTGGCGCAAGGGCTCCCAGTGGTTCGAGCTCAGCCGCGACATAGCCACCAGCATCCTCACGGACACGCGCTACTACCCGCTGTTCCGGCGGCACTGCCGGCCAACGTGCTACCCCGACGAGCACTACGTGCAGACGTACGTGGCCCTGCGCCACGGCGCCCGCAACTCGAACCGCACCGTCACGCACGTGGACTGGTCCACGAGCGGCCCCCACCCAGTGATGTACGGCGCCGGGGACGCCACGCCGGAGCTGGTCCGGAGCATCAGGGAGAGCCGCCAGCCCTGCACGCGCAACGCGCGCCCGACGACGACCTGCTACCTCTTCGCCAGGAAGTTCGCGCCCGACGCGCTGGCGCCGCTGCTCAACATGTCGGCGGCGGTCATGCAGTACTGA
- the LOC120673874 gene encoding SUN domain-containing protein 4-like isoform X2 encodes MNEGSVDTVVQGGHGEILAVPGDTCVSSDENILLSEETLMQADQLCSNDEVQSENTEALTKDSQVELSGDQGGSTTQTDVGSGVQPGAKEESEDLPRPSRLPRVVPPGLDEFKTRAIAERGPGVSSQPGNVIHRREPSGKLYNYAAASKGAKVLDFNKEAKGASNILDKDKDKYLRNPCSAEGKFVIIELSEETLVDTIAIANFEHYSSNPKEFELQSSLTYPTENWETLGRFTVANAKHAQNFTFPEPKWARYLKLNLLSHYGSEFYCTLSMLEVYGMDAVEKMLENLIPLENKKTEPEDKTKEQVEQIPLKEPTGGKDSAQEPLDEDEFELEDDKPNGDSPKNGANDQISETRTLHAGRIPGDTVLKVLMQKVQSLDVSFSVLERYLEELNSRYGQIFKDIDADIDSKDALLEKVKQEMKNLESSKDSIANDIEGILSWKQVASSQLNQLVLDNALLRSEFEIFRQKQIDMENRSLVVIFLSFVFACLALAKLSIGLMSKFCRFYNLEKFHNVRSGWLMLLLSSCIIASILIIQ; translated from the exons ATGAATGAAGGTTCTGTTGATACTGTTGTACAGGGGGGACATGGGGAAATTTTGGCCGTGCCTGGTGATACTTGTGTTAGTTCTGACGAGAACATTCTGCTTTCAGAGGAGACACTGATGCAAGCAGATCAGTTGTGTTCCAATGATGAGGTGCAGAGTGAGAACACTGAAGCTCTAACCAAAGATAGTCAGGTTGAGCTTTCAGGAGATCAGGGTGGGAGTACTACTCAGACAGATGTTGGTTCTGGAGTTCAACCAGGGGCGAAGGAGGAGAGTGAAGATTTGCCGAGGCCATCAAGATTACCACGGGTTGTCCCTCCTGGACTTGATGAATTCAAGACCAGAGCAATAGCTGAAAGGGGACCTGGTGTTTCTAGTCAACCTGGAAATGTGATCCACCGGAGGGAGCCTAGTGGGAAGTTGTATAATTATGCCGCAGCATCTAAAGGAGCTAAGGTACTAGATTTCAATAAGGAGGCTAAGGGTGCCTCCAACATCCTAGACAAAGACAAAGACAAGTATCTTCGCAATCCTTGCTCGGCAGAGGGGAAATTTGTCATCATAGAGCTTTCTGAAGAAACGTTAGTAGATACAATTGCAATTGCAAATTTTGAGCACTATTCTTCTAATCCGAAAGAATTTGAGTTGCAAAGCAGTCTGACATATCCCACTGAGAACTGGGAAACACTTGGAAGATTCACTGTTGCAAATGCCAAACATGCTCAGAATTTCACTTTTCCTGAGCCAAAGTGGGCTAGATATTTAAAGCTGAACTTGCTAAGCCACTATGGTTCTGAGTTCTACTGTACTCTCAGTATGCTTGAAGTCTATGGAATGGATGCTGTAGAAAAGATGTTGGAGAACTTGATTCCACTTGAGAACAAGAAAACTGAACCTGAGGACAAAACCAAGGAGCAAGTTGAGCAAATACCTTTGAAGGAGCCTACTGGAGGAAAAGATTCTGCACAGGAACCCCTCGATGAAGATGAATTTGAACTGGAAGATGATAAACCAAACGGCGATTCACCGAAGAATGGTGCTAATGATCAAATTTCGGAGACAAGGACACTTCATGCTGGCAGGATTCCTGGAGATACAGTTCTTAAGGTGTTAATGCAGAAAGTTCAATCTCTTGATGTGAGCTTCTCTGTCTTGGAGAGGTATCTAGAGGAGTTGAACAGCAGATATGGGCAAATATTTAAGGATATTGATGCTGATATTGATAGCAAAGATGCTTTGTTAGAGAAGGTCAAACAGGAGATGAAAAATCTTGAGAGCAGTAAAGATAGCATT GCGAATGACATTGAAGGGATCCTCTCATGGAAGCAAGTCGCTTCCTCGCAACTAAACCAGCTGGTCCTGGATAATGCCTTACTCAG ATCGGAATTTGAAATATTTCGGCAAAAGCAGATTGACATGGAGAACAGGAGTCTTGTTGTTATATTCCTCAGTTTTGTTTTCGCTTGCTTAGCTCTTGCTAAGCTGTCTATAGGTCTGATGTCCAAATTTTGTAGATTCTATAACTTAGAAAAGTTCCATAATGTAAGATCCGGGTGGCTCATGTTGCTGCTGAGCAGTTGCATCATAGCCTCCATTTTGATAATACAGTAA